The following are encoded in a window of Flavobacterium psychrotrophum genomic DNA:
- a CDS encoding MFS transporter: protein MTSSYAPVVIRRAVAAMFFMAGLVFSSWASRIATIQQKLSLSEAALGAVLFALPVGLMISLPLAGWAVNKVGSRKVLAVALMMYGVSLVGLGLVPNIYLLAANLVLFGMASNSVNISVNTQAVATEVLYKKPIMASFHGLWSLAGFVGASVGTLMIGQGVDPMPHFILIAIITVISVIVCLKYLHNDKGAEKKKSAFAKPDSALITLGLIAFCSMVIEGAMFDWSTIYFKKVVLAPGAWVGAGYTAGMCAMASGRFVADSFAARFGLKTTLQVSGTLSLTGLLLVVIFPTLIPSIIGFLFIGAGISSVVPLVYSAAGRSTTMQPGPAIAAVSTISFVGFLVGPPVIGFLAEASSLKVSFLFLAFMALLVIAFTTKAKV from the coding sequence ATGACATCATCTTACGCGCCGGTTGTTATAAGAAGGGCAGTAGCAGCCATGTTTTTTATGGCGGGGCTTGTTTTTAGCAGTTGGGCATCGCGCATTGCTACTATACAGCAAAAACTTTCGCTTAGCGAAGCAGCACTGGGCGCGGTACTTTTTGCATTACCTGTAGGCCTTATGATTTCGCTGCCGTTGGCGGGCTGGGCAGTAAATAAAGTAGGCAGCCGCAAAGTACTTGCCGTAGCATTAATGATGTATGGTGTATCGCTGGTGGGGCTTGGGCTTGTACCTAATATATACCTGTTAGCGGCTAACCTGGTGCTGTTTGGAATGGCTAGTAATTCGGTAAACATATCTGTAAACACACAGGCAGTAGCAACAGAGGTATTGTATAAAAAGCCCATTATGGCATCGTTTCACGGTTTGTGGAGCCTTGCCGGTTTTGTAGGTGCAAGTGTGGGTACGCTGATGATAGGGCAGGGGGTAGACCCAATGCCACATTTTATATTGATAGCCATTATTACAGTAATATCGGTTATTGTATGCTTAAAATACCTGCATAACGACAAGGGGGCAGAAAAGAAAAAGAGTGCCTTTGCCAAACCCGACAGTGCACTTATTACCCTTGGCTTAATTGCATTTTGCTCTATGGTTATAGAAGGTGCTATGTTTGACTGGAGTACCATATATTTTAAAAAGGTAGTATTGGCTCCCGGTGCATGGGTAGGCGCGGGTTATACTGCCGGTATGTGTGCCATGGCAAGCGGACGTTTTGTTGCCGATAGTTTTGCGGCACGCTTCGGGTTAAAAACTACATTGCAGGTTAGCGGTACGCTGAGCCTTACGGGGTTGTTGCTGGTGGTTATTTTCCCTACGCTGATACCCTCTATAATAGGTTTCCTGTTTATAGGTGCGGGTATATCTAGCGTGGTGCCGTTAGTGTACAGTGCCGCTGGTCGCAGCACAACCATGCAGCCTGGCCCGGCTATTGCAGCCGTAAGTACCATTAGTTTTGTGGGCTTTTTAGTAGGGCCCCCGGTTATTGGTTTCCTGGCAGAAGCATCAAGCCTCAAAGTTTCGTTTTTATTCCTTGCGTTTATGGCGTTGCTGGTTATTGCCTTTACTACAAAGGCTAAGGTGTAA
- the rlmH gene encoding 23S rRNA (pseudouridine(1915)-N(3))-methyltransferase RlmH: protein MNIKLIAIGKTDNKALQTLIDDYTKRLGFYIKFDLEIIPDIKNAKNLSEAQQKEKEGELILGKLSPTDQLILLDENGKNFSSVGFSEELQKKMNSGIKTLVFVIGGPYGFSQQVYAKAQGKISLSLMTFSHQMVRLFFIEQVYRAFTILRNEPYHHQ, encoded by the coding sequence ATGAACATAAAACTCATTGCCATAGGCAAAACCGATAATAAAGCTCTGCAAACGCTGATAGACGACTACACCAAACGATTGGGTTTCTACATAAAATTTGACCTGGAGATCATTCCGGATATTAAGAACGCAAAAAACCTGAGCGAGGCACAACAAAAAGAAAAAGAGGGCGAACTTATACTGGGCAAGCTCTCCCCTACCGACCAGTTGATATTGCTCGACGAGAACGGCAAAAACTTTAGTAGCGTAGGCTTTAGCGAAGAGCTGCAAAAAAAGATGAACTCAGGTATTAAGACACTGGTATTTGTTATTGGCGGGCCGTATGGTTTTAGCCAACAGGTGTATGCCAAGGCTCAAGGCAAAATATCGCTCTCATTAATGACGTTTAGCCACCAGATGGTGCGGTTGTTTTTTATCGAGCAGGTGTACCGGGCATTTACCATTTTAAGAAACGAGCCGTATCATCATCAGTAA
- the araA gene encoding L-arabinose isomerase, translated as MIDLKTFEVWFVTGSQNLYGDETLRLVAEHSQEIAKGLDASGKIPVRVVYKPTVKSTQEIYDTLVAANTAENVIGVITWMHTFSPAKMWIRGLAALKKPLLHLHTQYNRDIPWSSMDMDFMNLNQSAHGDREFGFMVSRMRKNRKVVVGHWQSADVEEQIGNWSRAAAGWHDWQGGKFARFGDNMRFVAVTDGDKVEAELQFGFSVNSYGIGDLVALIDAVSANDIEALIEEYKEKYTIAADLLPGGERHSSVYEAARIEIALRKFLVDGGFKGFSDTFEDLHGMVQLPGLAVQRLLADGFGFAGEGDWKTAALVRAFKVMGSGLEGGNGFMEDYTYHFDPNNELVLGSHMLEIDESLASTKPSLEVHPLGIGGKADPARLVFNVAGGAALNASIIDVGNRFRMIVNEVEAVEPQHELPNLPVARVLWKPLPDMKTGCAGWIYAGGAHHTAYSQNLSAETIQDFTEMAGIEFIRIGKDSTIDSIKNELRWNDIAFK; from the coding sequence ATGATTGACTTAAAAACATTTGAGGTGTGGTTTGTAACCGGAAGCCAAAACCTTTATGGCGATGAAACACTTAGACTTGTAGCAGAACATTCTCAGGAAATTGCAAAAGGCCTTGACGCTTCGGGCAAAATACCTGTACGTGTGGTATATAAGCCTACTGTAAAAAGTACTCAGGAAATATATGATACGCTTGTAGCTGCAAACACTGCCGAAAATGTAATAGGTGTTATTACCTGGATGCACACTTTTTCTCCTGCCAAAATGTGGATCAGGGGTCTTGCTGCTTTAAAGAAACCTTTACTGCACCTGCACACACAATACAACCGCGACATTCCGTGGAGCTCTATGGATATGGACTTTATGAACCTTAACCAGAGTGCACACGGCGACCGTGAGTTTGGTTTTATGGTATCGCGCATGCGCAAAAACCGTAAAGTTGTTGTAGGTCACTGGCAATCTGCCGATGTAGAAGAGCAAATAGGCAACTGGAGCCGTGCAGCAGCCGGATGGCATGACTGGCAAGGTGGTAAATTTGCCCGTTTTGGAGATAATATGCGTTTTGTTGCCGTAACAGATGGCGATAAAGTTGAGGCAGAACTTCAGTTCGGTTTCTCTGTAAACAGCTATGGTATTGGCGATCTTGTGGCTTTAATCGACGCAGTTTCCGCAAACGATATTGAAGCACTTATCGAAGAATATAAAGAAAAATACACCATTGCGGCTGACCTGCTTCCGGGTGGTGAGCGTCACAGCTCTGTATACGAAGCGGCAAGAATTGAAATTGCACTTCGCAAATTCCTGGTAGACGGTGGCTTTAAAGGCTTCTCTGATACTTTTGAAGACCTTCATGGTATGGTACAGCTTCCGGGCCTTGCGGTACAAAGGCTTCTTGCAGATGGCTTTGGCTTTGCCGGAGAAGGCGACTGGAAAACAGCAGCCCTTGTGCGTGCATTTAAAGTTATGGGTAGCGGCCTTGAAGGCGGTAACGGCTTTATGGAAGACTACACCTACCACTTTGACCCTAACAACGAGCTTGTACTTGGTTCTCACATGCTTGAGATCGACGAGTCGCTTGCTTCTACAAAACCAAGCCTTGAGGTGCACCCATTAGGTATTGGTGGTAAGGCAGACCCTGCACGCCTTGTATTTAATGTAGCCGGTGGCGCAGCCCTAAACGCTTCTATCATAGACGTGGGTAACCGTTTCCGTATGATTGTTAACGAAGTTGAAGCTGTAGAGCCACAACATGAATTACCAAACCTACCGGTAGCACGCGTTCTTTGGAAACCACTTCCTGACATGAAAACCGGTTGTGCCGGATGGATCTATGCCGGTGGTGCTCACCACACTGCTTACAGCCAGAACCTTTCTGCAGAAACCATACAGGATTTTACAGAGATGGCAGGTATCGAATTTATCCGCATTGGTAAAGATTCTACTATAGACAGCATCAAGAATGAACTTAGGTGGAACGATATTGCCTTTAAATAG
- a CDS encoding GNAT family N-acetyltransferase, translated as MNQIQLKSDRLLLRNFIASDVINVHDLLIQPETIAFNPGLAPENEAATLTLLSGWQQEINNEPRLNYTFNIENTNKQFIGIISIGIVKVKYRNAEVWYKLSPDVWGKGYATEALNTVIKFGFEVLNLHRIEAGCAVGNIASYKVMEKTGMQREAHRRKLLPLKTGWSDNYEYAILDEDYFKGI; from the coding sequence ATGAACCAAATTCAATTAAAATCAGATCGGCTTTTGCTTCGCAATTTTATTGCGAGTGATGTTATAAATGTACACGATTTGCTGATACAACCGGAAACCATAGCTTTTAATCCTGGTCTTGCTCCCGAGAATGAAGCGGCTACACTAACATTACTTTCAGGCTGGCAGCAGGAAATAAACAATGAACCACGGCTTAATTACACTTTCAATATTGAAAATACTAACAAGCAATTTATAGGAATTATCAGTATTGGTATTGTAAAAGTAAAATATAGAAATGCCGAAGTATGGTATAAGCTAAGCCCTGATGTTTGGGGTAAAGGCTATGCTACTGAGGCGCTAAATACCGTTATCAAATTTGGTTTTGAAGTATTAAATTTGCATCGTATCGAGGCAGGCTGTGCTGTTGGCAACATCGCATCTTATAAAGTGATGGAAAAGACAGGAATGCAACGCGAAGCACACAGACGCAAATTACTCCCGCTTAAAACCGGTTGGAGTGATAATTACGAATATGCTATTCTTGACGAAGATTACTTTAAAGGCATTTAA
- a CDS encoding iron chaperone, translating to MKTVNQYIAQFPPETQKLLQRVRDVIIQTAPDAEESISYAMPAYKLNGKPLVYFAGYKKHIGFYATPTGHEAFKNELSKYKQGKGSVQFPITEPMPLDLIKRIVAFRVSENFAKAKK from the coding sequence ATGAAAACCGTAAATCAATACATCGCCCAGTTTCCACCCGAAACCCAAAAACTCTTACAACGGGTTCGGGATGTTATTATACAAACAGCACCTGATGCCGAGGAAAGTATTAGCTATGCCATGCCAGCCTACAAACTAAACGGAAAACCGCTGGTATATTTTGCGGGTTATAAAAAACACATTGGTTTTTATGCCACGCCTACAGGCCATGAGGCTTTTAAAAATGAACTTAGTAAATATAAGCAAGGTAAAGGCTCGGTACAATTTCCTATTACAGAACCGATGCCTTTAGACTTAATAAAGCGTATAGTAGCTTTCCGCGTAAGCGAAAATTTTGCGAAAGCCAAAAAATAA